One genomic region from Reichenbachiella ulvae encodes:
- a CDS encoding transposase — protein sequence MTRKKYTSKFKTKVVLEAIKEQSSVAELAQKYELAPQQINLWKREFLANAEGVFEKKGKSKKSQIEDERDQLLKVIGQLKVENDFLNDALR from the coding sequence ATGACACGCAAGAAGTACACATCAAAATTCAAGACGAAGGTGGTATTAGAGGCCATCAAAGAGCAATCAAGTGTAGCAGAACTAGCACAGAAATATGAACTAGCCCCTCAGCAAATCAACCTCTGGAAAAGAGAGTTTTTGGCCAATGCAGAGGGTGTTTTTGAGAAAAAAGGCAAGAGCAAGAAGTCCCAAATTGAAGATGAACGTGATCAGCTGCTTAAGGTAATTGGGCAACTTAAAGTTGAGAATGATTTTTTAAACGACGCCTTGCGGTAA
- a CDS encoding IS3 family transposase → MSMAKQCKLLSLHRSGIYYKPRGESELNLKLMRMMDEHYLHHSFKGARSMHTWLTKDKGLQVSKNRVERLYYRVMGLRATQPGKHTSRRHKAHKVYPYLLRNLTVKRPNQVWAIDITYIPMKKGFMYLIAIIDLYSRYVVNWSVSNSMDADWCLNCLEEAIETHGKPEILNTDQGSQFTSEVFANFVLSQDIKLSMDGKGRAIDNAFIERLWRSVKYEKLYLNPPKDGMDLYLLVAEYFNYYNMERRHTSIENQRPIDLYQTTQKQAA, encoded by the coding sequence TTGAGTATGGCAAAGCAGTGCAAACTACTTTCCCTACACCGTTCGGGAATATATTATAAGCCCAGAGGAGAATCTGAATTGAACTTAAAACTCATGCGTATGATGGACGAGCATTATCTCCACCATTCTTTTAAGGGGGCACGCAGCATGCATACCTGGCTGACCAAAGACAAGGGACTGCAGGTGAGCAAAAATCGGGTTGAACGACTCTACTATCGGGTGATGGGGCTTAGAGCTACCCAGCCTGGAAAACATACTTCCAGACGGCACAAGGCTCATAAAGTGTACCCTTATCTGCTTCGTAATCTGACCGTGAAACGTCCCAATCAGGTCTGGGCAATAGACATCACCTACATCCCAATGAAGAAGGGTTTTATGTATTTGATAGCCATTATTGACCTCTACAGCAGGTATGTAGTCAATTGGTCAGTATCTAACTCAATGGATGCGGACTGGTGCCTAAACTGCCTAGAAGAGGCTATAGAAACACATGGAAAGCCAGAGATCCTCAATACCGATCAAGGCTCACAGTTTACATCAGAAGTCTTCGCCAACTTCGTCTTGAGTCAAGACATCAAATTGAGTATGGACGGAAAAGGAAGGGCTATTGACAATGCCTTTATTGAGCGGTTGTGGAGAAGTGTAAAGTATGAAAAACTGTACCTCAATCCACCTAAGGACGGTATGGATCTGTACCTACTAGTGGCAGAGTACTTCAACTACTACAACATGGAAAGAAGGCATACAAGTATCGAGAATCAGAGACCGATTGATCTCTATCAAACCACCCAAAAACAGGCCGCCTAA
- a CDS encoding DUF4062 domain-containing protein — MNKTVFISSTFVDLKEERKEVWELLKKYDVLVRGMEQFGARKEDSLTTCITEVEQSDIYVGIIGYRLGSIDNKTGKSYTQLEYDKALELGKEILIYIIDDESSKVSPKYIEFDKIPKLNSFKDTLKERHTIDTFKDSEELKQKLSRQFEKYLTKKEAEKKTKTKDDFSQSKLTLEKFFLVPKAISGAEVKLRVKFDKTISPASKAICQITNMDFGKTTCANIRIVEPNIDAENFKSIIIGFKKLDDYLKLDKNKEYVIYGNVWFHENKIKSITTRFKDISYQIWDDDYYYGQEHQNQEEPQPFVVKKEIGEGQIVLTLKEIEK, encoded by the coding sequence ATGAATAAAACCGTTTTTATCTCATCAACTTTTGTGGATTTGAAAGAGGAACGAAAAGAGGTTTGGGAGTTATTGAAGAAGTATGATGTTTTAGTCAGAGGAATGGAGCAATTTGGAGCTCGAAAAGAAGACTCACTAACAACATGTATCACTGAAGTAGAACAATCGGATATTTATGTTGGAATTATTGGATACAGACTTGGGTCAATCGATAATAAAACAGGAAAATCATATACCCAGTTAGAATATGATAAAGCCCTAGAATTAGGCAAAGAGATTCTGATCTATATAATAGATGATGAATCAAGTAAGGTTTCACCGAAATACATTGAATTTGATAAAATACCTAAGTTAAACTCATTTAAAGATACTTTGAAAGAGCGGCATACAATTGACACATTTAAAGACTCTGAGGAGTTAAAACAAAAGCTTAGTAGACAGTTTGAAAAGTATTTGACAAAAAAGGAAGCTGAAAAAAAGACAAAAACCAAAGATGATTTTAGTCAATCAAAATTGACATTAGAAAAGTTTTTTTTAGTTCCGAAAGCTATATCAGGTGCTGAAGTGAAATTAAGGGTCAAATTTGATAAAACTATTTCACCTGCCTCAAAGGCAATTTGTCAAATCACAAATATGGATTTTGGAAAAACTACTTGTGCAAATATTAGAATTGTTGAACCAAACATAGATGCTGAAAACTTCAAAAGTATAATCATCGGATTCAAAAAATTAGACGACTATTTAAAGCTTGATAAAAACAAAGAATATGTGATTTATGGGAATGTTTGGTTTCATGAAAATAAAATTAAATCTATCACAACTAGATTTAAAGATATTTCATACCAAATATGGGATGACGACTATTATTACGGGCAAGAACACCAAAATCAAGAAGAGCCACAACCTTTTGTTGTAAAAAAAGAAATTGGTGAGGGACAGATTGTATTAACATTAAAGGAGATAGAAAAATAA
- a CDS encoding DUF1330 domain-containing protein codes for MIYLTMMIFVKEGKEQIFDEFEAQAIPILKDYQGELIYRIRTKKEDYLVNSEETPYEIHFISFPSEEDFHRFAKDERRKEFIHLKEESIKYSYLVKGVKL; via the coding sequence ATGATTTATTTAACGATGATGATTTTTGTGAAGGAAGGGAAAGAGCAAATCTTCGATGAGTTTGAGGCACAAGCGATTCCAATCCTCAAGGATTACCAGGGAGAATTGATATATCGAATTAGGACAAAGAAGGAAGACTACTTAGTCAATAGTGAAGAAACCCCTTACGAAATTCATTTTATTTCTTTTCCATCAGAAGAGGATTTTCATCGCTTTGCAAAAGATGAAAGGAGAAAGGAATTTATACATTTGAAAGAGGAGTCCATTAAATACAGCTACTTAGTTAAAGGGGTGAAATTATAA